The following coding sequences are from one Candidatus Bathyarchaeota archaeon window:
- a CDS encoding glutamate--tRNA ligase, with amino-acid sequence MKLREIIRKIALLNALNYGGKAQPGPVLGKLLAEDPHLKTRVKEVTSIITGVVREVNKLSLDEQRRMVEEKWPAALVKEKAVVEKMLPPLPNVESYKRVVTRFAPNPDCLLHLGSARAIILCYEYAKMYNGLFYLRFEDTDPRLKKSALQFYDLIREDIMWLGCKWNAEFIQSDRLPLYYEHTEKILRDGNAYVCTCKREEFRKKVMTRQPCPCRNLTPKENVARWKHMLDGTYGEGEAVVRIKTDVDHPNPAVRDWPALRIIDTKKYSHPRVGSKYRVWPLYNFACGVDDHLIGVTHIIRGKEHLTNQTRQEYMYQHFGWKYPEAIHYGRLKITGASLSKSVIVQGLRTGLFKSWDDPRLATFVALRRRGITAEAIRRLIIDVGPKTADVTLSWENLYAHNRKIIDPIANRYFFVSDPKELVVKKVPHAFTAKIPLHPDKAERGFRCFDIMSKEGIASFWVSNDDLKLMEKHTKIRFMGLFNFQVEKVAEYGIEAVFHSKSHEEAKKVGATLIHWLPSGTGIPCEVVMPDASVVKGIAENSCKSLCPDDIIQFERFGFVRIDNVDKKLTVYFAHR; translated from the coding sequence GTGAAACTTAGGGAAATCATTCGGAAGATTGCACTTTTGAATGCACTTAACTACGGAGGAAAAGCTCAACCAGGGCCTGTTCTCGGCAAATTACTCGCAGAAGACCCGCATCTTAAAACGAGAGTAAAAGAGGTGACCTCCATCATTACTGGGGTTGTCCGAGAGGTTAACAAGCTTTCTCTAGATGAGCAGAGGAGGATGGTTGAGGAGAAGTGGCCGGCGGCTTTGGTTAAGGAAAAAGCTGTGGTAGAAAAGATGCTCCCGCCGTTGCCAAACGTTGAAAGTTACAAGCGGGTTGTCACTCGTTTTGCACCAAATCCAGATTGTCTCTTACATTTGGGGTCGGCTAGAGCCATAATCCTCTGCTACGAGTATGCAAAAATGTACAACGGTTTGTTCTACCTCCGTTTCGAAGATACAGACCCGCGACTGAAAAAATCTGCCCTGCAATTCTACGACCTCATAAGAGAGGATATAATGTGGCTCGGATGTAAATGGAACGCCGAATTCATCCAAAGCGACAGACTCCCCCTATATTATGAACACACAGAAAAAATCCTCAGGGACGGCAACGCCTACGTCTGCACTTGCAAGCGCGAAGAGTTTCGAAAAAAAGTAATGACAAGGCAACCGTGTCCATGTAGAAACCTAACACCGAAAGAAAACGTTGCACGCTGGAAACATATGCTAGACGGAACTTATGGCGAAGGAGAAGCCGTTGTGAGAATCAAGACTGACGTGGACCACCCGAATCCTGCAGTTCGAGACTGGCCAGCGTTGAGAATCATCGACACAAAGAAGTATAGCCATCCAAGGGTGGGCAGCAAATACCGTGTCTGGCCTCTCTACAACTTTGCCTGCGGCGTCGACGATCATCTGATAGGCGTAACTCACATCATACGAGGAAAGGAGCATTTAACCAATCAGACACGGCAGGAATACATGTATCAGCACTTTGGATGGAAGTATCCCGAGGCCATTCATTATGGCAGACTTAAGATAACAGGGGCTTCTCTCAGCAAATCTGTGATTGTACAGGGACTTAGGACTGGCCTGTTCAAGAGTTGGGATGACCCGAGGCTTGCCACGTTTGTCGCTTTGAGGAGGAGGGGGATAACGGCTGAAGCGATAAGGCGTCTAATAATTGATGTTGGCCCTAAGACCGCTGATGTGACGTTGAGCTGGGAGAACCTCTACGCTCACAATCGAAAAATAATTGACCCCATCGCAAATCGATACTTCTTTGTAAGCGACCCGAAAGAACTGGTAGTAAAAAAAGTTCCACACGCATTTACCGCTAAGATCCCTCTGCATCCAGACAAGGCGGAAAGGGGCTTTCGTTGCTTTGACATAATGTCTAAAGAGGGCATCGCATCTTTCTGGGTTTCCAACGACGATTTGAAACTTATGGAGAAGCACACAAAAATACGTTTTATGGGATTGTTTAACTTTCAGGTTGAAAAAGTTGCAGAGTATGGTATTGAGGCGGTTTTTCATAGCAAGTCTCATGAGGAAGCAAAAAAAGTTGGCGCTACCTTGATTCACTGGCTTCCATCTGGTACGGGTATTCCATGCGAAGTTGTGATGCCAGATGCTTCTGTGGTTAAAGGCATCGCTGAAAATTCCTGTAAGAGTTTATGTCCAGATGACATTATTCAGTTTGAACGTTTCGGTTTTGTTCGAATTGACAATGTGGATAAGAAGTTAACCGTATATTTTGCCCATCGATAG
- a CDS encoding polyprenyl synthetase family protein — protein sequence MKIDVEKLLKEKASIIDKMIEKYIPRTYDKESLVFTLGPPAYEYSSEAISKAIAEPIWEFLDRGGKRWRPILFLLVCEALGKNPNEFLDFAIIPEVIHNGTIMIDDIEDSSEFRRGKPCTYKLFGLDIAVNAGNTMYYLPLLTLIKNKDKLSNKKLTRLYEIYVQEMINISFGQATDIAWHRGLVNADEITENQYLQMCIYKTGTLARMSAKMAAVLADADNGLIEKIGKFAEALAVAFQIQDDILDLVSEKFAEGKGGLGRDITEGKRTLMVIHALKKAEAGDKERLIEILNMHTTDQKIRNEAINIIRKYGSIEYTKEYARNIMKESWKEIDEFLPPSNAKEELKAFASYLVERKI from the coding sequence ATGAAAATAGACGTTGAAAAACTTCTGAAAGAGAAAGCCTCAATAATTGATAAAATGATAGAAAAATACATCCCAAGGACATATGACAAAGAATCCTTGGTTTTTACACTTGGTCCACCAGCATACGAATACAGTTCTGAAGCTATAAGCAAAGCAATAGCAGAACCTATATGGGAATTTTTAGACAGAGGTGGCAAAAGATGGAGACCAATCCTTTTCCTTTTAGTCTGCGAAGCTCTCGGCAAAAACCCAAACGAGTTCTTAGACTTCGCCATAATCCCAGAAGTCATCCACAACGGAACAATAATGATAGACGACATCGAAGACTCGTCGGAATTTCGGAGAGGCAAACCCTGCACGTACAAATTGTTCGGCCTCGACATCGCAGTCAACGCGGGAAACACAATGTACTATCTGCCATTGTTAACCTTAATCAAAAACAAGGACAAACTTTCTAACAAAAAACTGACCAGACTCTACGAAATCTACGTGCAAGAAATGATCAACATAAGCTTTGGACAAGCAACAGACATCGCATGGCACAGAGGATTAGTAAACGCTGACGAAATCACAGAAAACCAGTATCTCCAGATGTGCATATACAAGACTGGAACCTTAGCAAGAATGTCAGCGAAGATGGCTGCTGTACTAGCAGATGCTGATAACGGTTTGATTGAAAAAATAGGAAAATTCGCGGAGGCACTCGCCGTAGCCTTTCAGATACAGGACGACATCCTCGACCTAGTCAGTGAAAAATTTGCCGAAGGAAAGGGTGGACTCGGCAGAGACATTACGGAGGGAAAACGAACCTTGATGGTAATCCACGCACTAAAAAAAGCAGAGGCTGGAGACAAAGAGAGGTTGATAGAAATCCTCAACATGCACACAACCGACCAAAAAATAAGAAACGAAGCGATCAACATCATCAGAAAATATGGTTCAATAGAATACACAAAAGAGTATGCACGAAACATTATGAAAGAAAGCTGGAAAGAAATCGACGAGTTTCTACCACCATCAAACGCAAAGGAAGAGTTAAAGGCATTCGCTAGTTATCTCGTTGAAAGAAAAATCTGA